The genomic interval cttcccttccctcctcttacATATGTGATACAAACACACCTTGGTCTCCCCACTGCTGTCAGACTCCGACACCTGGTAGGTGAGATCTGGCTCTTCAAAGCCAGTGGCACTCATTCTCTGGTCTGTGGTGGGGTCTGAGCGGGGTGGAGAGTCTGGCGAGTTCAGGCAGGTCTGAATCAGTGCCTTGCCGGTGTCACTGGTGATCATGGGCTGCAGTTTGCGAGTGGCAAAAGTATACACATGGCCTGTCTCACTGGCCACCAGCAACAGCACCTGTGTCCCTGTCAGCGTGGACAGCTCATAGGCctgagggatggggagggagatGGGCAAGTCAGCAAAACTTTTTATCTTCAACCTTcctcaggaagaaggaaagagaagaatacACAGAGATCTCCAGCCCCCACTCCTATAATGACCTTCATCTTTAGTGACTCTACAAGGGTCCCATCAGTGTATATGAAAGTGAGCTATGAGCAGTAAAACTATCCATGTCTCTCCCCAGAACACAGATAACCAGCAAACAGTCACTGCCTCCCCAGGGATGGAGCATATAACCTCAGGGGACATGGAGGGACCCAGTTAGCTCCTAGTGGATGGagcctccctctctcttccctgtcACAGGGATAGGGCTAGAACCCTATGACACTGGAATTCACACATCCATTAGTGATAAGGGACCACCTAAGCCACAAACTGTTTCATGGTTCTTCCCAGGCCCTAACCTGTTGCTATAACCTAATTTTTCCTTCTGCCCTATAACATTGTACTAACCTTTTTTCCTACTTGTcttgggaaggagggagaaggaagggaggaaggaagaaaggaaaagagggagggaaagaaaataaaggcgaGTTTTTCTTCGTGAACTATCTTTCCACACAACCTTCTCTACTCATGATAAAGTAACAAGGGACACTGATGTAACACTATCTGGAGTGATGGGAGATGGCACCAAATACTCTGCCAGGAAGGGGACCTCAGAGATACCATCCTTACTCCCAACATAGTTCCACACCCACCTTGGATGCACACACAGATAAAAATACCAGCCAGTGTTCCCAAGGTTGTagcttgttttccatttcctctgctTCCACCCATTCTCATATATTCTACCCCCAAGATGACTCGGAGGAGGCATTTCTAGGCACTTCTACAAACTTCCCTGATCTTCCCTCAAAGTCCATGCCCAAATTTTCCCTAGGGTTGGAAACCCCATCTGCCCCAAAGACAGGCGATTCTGCAAGACAGTCCTACCGGGAGCATGAGGTTTCCAGTGAAGCAACGGAAGACACATGGCCAGGGCGGGACTTGGTACCCGATGGCTACTCCAGACAGCACGAGctctcctgccctcctgctcAGCTCCCTCACCTGGCCCCTAGCCCTGCCTATCCTCTAGCCAGCACTTCTCTTGTGGTGCCCACCTTCTTCCCACACATGCTCGCTCACTGTTGTCATACAGCTCCGGTCTTCTCATCTCCAGACCTTCCCTGCTCCCTGCTTTTCCGATGCATTTCCCTAACACCGAAGTGCACCGGACCTCTGACCCCGGCATCTCGTTAGCCACTTCCCCGGCAGCCACTGCTCACCCCTTCACTCCGCCcggtctctcttcctctctcgTGCCGGTCACTCCCACCCCGGCGCCTCTTCCCTCAATTCCGGACGTTTGCGGCATCTCCCCTCTCCCCACATTTCCCTGGCGGCCCCTCCCCTTTCGCCCTTCGCGGGTAACAaccatcccctcccacacacctCCTGCGGACTCGCCGCCTCTCACCTCCGCCTCAGCTCTGCCTGGCTCCCGGGCTCCCCCTGTGCCTACCCACCCTCCTGGTACCCGGTGGCCGACCAGCCTCCGGCTTGGTACCTTCTTCATGATGCCCGTCTTCCTCTTGCTGAAGGTCGTGTAGCGCCGCAGCTTGTTGTCGATGAACTCCATCTTGATCTTCACCCGGCCCCGGGTCTTCTTACCCGGCTTGGCCCCGCTCACCGCGCCGCTCACCGGCCCGTAGCCCCCAGCGGCCGCCGCCGATGCCTCGGGCCCACCGACCACCACGCCGAGCTCCATCTCGCTCAGGCTCCTCTTCAGGCCTCGCCGCTCGGcgcccagctcctcctcctcgccCGACTCCGAGTCGCCCTCGCTGCCGCTGTAGAGGGCCCCCGCGGTGGGCGCCGGGGTGGTTGCCGCCGCTGCTGCAGCCTCCCGCTCGAGGCGGCCCGGTCCGGGCCCCGCGCCGTTCCCAGGGACCCGGCCCCCATTAGCCCCGCGAGTCCCGCCGCCTCCACTCCCCGGCCGCCCCGTCGGGGTCCGGTTAAGGCTGCCCCCCAGGGCCGAGCCCCGGCCCAGAGCCGCCGCGGCCCCAGCTTGGCTCGGTAACATGGCGCTCAATGCAGGAGGGCGGACGGGCAGTCAGCAAGGAATCGgagccgctgccgccgccgccatCGGCTTCCCGGCTAAACCCGGCACTCCTGCTGCTCCTAGTGCGGCTATAGCTGCTGCGGCCGTCGCTGCTAACCCGGGGCCCCTGCACGCCCGGGCCGACCTGGGCCCTCACTTTCCTGCCCCTGTGGCCCGGGTTGCCCCAGGCCGCGCGCAGCGCCCCCTGTCCGTATGCTAGGGCGACGCGCCCGGCGGCCGTCAGCGTCCCCCGGGGGGCAGGGGCTGCTGGCCGCAGCCGAGACGGCGGGTGGAGGGGGACGGGACCGCGCGCTGGCGGCGGAGGGATCCCCCGACCCTTCCCCCCATATAAAGAGATACAATGTTTCCTTTTATGGCGAGGCCGCTCCTTATATGGTGAGCCCCAGCGCCCCCGCCCCATTGGTCCGCGGTTCCGGCACCTCCGCTCCCCATTGGCCCGCAGGGGGCTCTTATTTGCATAGACATACCGAACTCGCTGCTGTCATCCGGCGTCAGGCAGCGATTCCGATAGGGGGAGGAGTCGACGCCCTTAAAGGAACCAGAAAGGAGGCACAACTCCGCCCCCTGAACCAGAGAATGGTAGATTTGGGAGGGGCCTGAAGAGAGGAAGCCTGGGAGAGAACTGGAGCGCTGTCTTGCGGGGAGAAGGGAGCTTGAGCCAAACACTCCGGGACCGCCTGATGGGCTGGAGGTTtgcaataaatagaaaataaagcccAATTCCGGTGAAGGAATTGACTGGAGCACTTCTCCACGTCTTCCTGAGGAAGGCAAAGTTATTGACCCAGCGGTGGGGGCTCGGGTGCCTGGTATTTACGGACTCCTCGCGACCAGTGGCTCCACTCCCCTCTCACCGCCCCCCGACTTCCCATTCCTTTCCCTCGCTTTTCGAGGGATCAACACTTTCCCACCAGTTCGGCTCCAAGGTCCCCATTCATCACCCTCTTCACTGGGGCGTCTTTGGCAGATCTACATCTGGAAAAAGCCGGGGGAGATAGGTGGTCTTCCTAAGTCCCTGATGGGGGCAGGGAAGAGAGATGGAGATCAGTGAAGACTTCCAGCTGTTGGGTGGACTGGAAGGGGGGTGGTCCAGACGATCAAGCATACCCTAAAAAGTCGTGCAAAGGCCTGAGATAAAGTGTAGCGGGACCGAAAGTTTAAAGGAGCAAGCAAGCGAGCACATGCACGCGCGCACTTGCCTTTCTTTCAAAAACCAAGGAAAGCTCTTATCTTAGAAATTAggctacagggctggggttgtggctcagcagcagagcacttgcttagtacttgagaggccctgggttcgatcctcagcaccaca from Ictidomys tridecemlineatus isolate mIctTri1 chromosome 8, mIctTri1.hap1, whole genome shotgun sequence carries:
- the Srf gene encoding serum response factor isoform X1, with the translated sequence MLPSQAGAAAALGRGSALGGSLNRTPTGRPGSGGGGTRGANGGRVPGNGAGPGPGRLEREAAAAAATTPAPTAGALYSGSEGDSESGEEEELGAERRGLKRSLSEMELGVVVGGPEASAAAAGGYGPVSGAVSGAKPGKKTRGRVKIKMEFIDNKLRRYTTFSKRKTGIMKKAYELSTLTGTQVLLLVASETGHVYTFATRKLQPMITSDTGKALIQTCLNSPDSPPRSDPTTDQRMSATGFEEPDLTYQVSESDSSGETKDTLKPAFTVTNLPGTTSTIQTAPSTSTTMQVSSGPSFPITNYLAPVSASVSPSAVSSANGTVLKSTGSGPVSSGGLMQLPTSFTLMPGGAVAQQVPVQAIQVHQAPQQASPSRDSSTDLTQTSSSGTVTLPATIMTSSVPTTVGGHMMYPSPHAVMYAPTSGLADGSLTVLNAFSQAPSTMQVSHSQVQEQGGVPQVFLTAPSGTVQIPVSAVQLHQMAVIGQQAGSSSNLTELQVVNLDAAHSTKSE
- the Srf gene encoding serum response factor isoform X2, with product MLPSQAGAAAALGRGSALGGSLNRTPTGRPGSGGGGTRGANGGRVPGNGAGPGPGRLEREAAAAAATTPAPTAGALYSGSEGDSESGEEEELGAERRGLKRSLSEMELGVVVGGPEASAAAAGGYGPVSGAVSGAKPGKKTRGRVKIKMEFIDNKLRRYTTFSKRKTGIMKKAYELSTLTGTQVLLLVASETGHVYTFATRKLQPMITSDTGKALIQTCLNSPDSPPRSDPTTDQRMSATGFEEPDLTYQVSESDSSGETKDTLKPAFTVTNLPGTTSTIQTAPSTSTTMQVSSGPSFPITNYLAPVSASVSPSAVSSANGTVLKSTGSGPVSSGGLMQLPTSFTLMPVTLPATIMTSSVPTTVGGHMMYPSPHAVMYAPTSGLADGSLTVLNAFSQAPSTMQVSHSQVQEQGGVPQVFLTAPSGTVQIPVSAVQLHQMAVIGQQAGSSSNLTELQVVNLDAAHSTKSE